One genomic segment of Meiothermus sp. QL-1 includes these proteins:
- a CDS encoding alpha/beta hydrolase-fold protein: MVEVHGRNVTFYPPPKARYLVGDFTDWEKRPIPLPGPITLEFPPGAYIEYAFLDEQKEPFPDPDNPHRAQNPWWSYPRAIELPGFDPTPPPNPTRPVEVQRHRLHSKAFGALRRYYVYNPPEPARATLYVHDGVAYYRTAKLAEVAQALLELGQIHPIRIVFLEPEDRRSEYWFNPRYETFVLEEAVPAVEAAYGPTPEKALLGASLGGLVSAWLAWRHPGVFPKLATQSACLTASPAGGDSYTDPEWLTQQYQQSPTLPLRFYCETGQLEWLLAPNRRFAAMLADKGYPHLYTERPSGHNWMTWRQGLAPALRYLFGR; this comes from the coding sequence GAGAAAAGGCCCATCCCCCTTCCCGGGCCCATCACCCTCGAGTTTCCCCCCGGGGCCTACATCGAATACGCCTTCCTGGACGAACAAAAAGAGCCCTTCCCCGACCCCGACAACCCTCATAGGGCCCAAAACCCCTGGTGGAGCTACCCTAGGGCCATCGAGCTGCCGGGGTTCGACCCCACCCCGCCACCCAACCCTACCCGCCCGGTGGAGGTCCAGCGGCACCGGCTCCATTCCAAGGCTTTCGGCGCCCTGCGGCGCTACTACGTCTACAACCCGCCAGAACCCGCCCGGGCCACCCTCTACGTGCACGACGGGGTGGCCTACTACCGCACCGCCAAGCTGGCCGAAGTGGCCCAGGCCCTGCTAGAGCTCGGCCAGATTCACCCCATCCGCATCGTGTTCCTGGAACCCGAGGACCGCCGCAGCGAGTACTGGTTCAACCCGCGTTACGAGACCTTCGTGCTGGAGGAGGCCGTGCCCGCAGTGGAGGCTGCCTACGGCCCCACCCCGGAAAAAGCCCTGCTGGGCGCCAGCCTGGGTGGGCTGGTCTCGGCCTGGCTGGCCTGGCGGCACCCGGGGGTCTTCCCCAAGCTGGCCACCCAGTCGGCCTGCCTCACCGCCTCGCCCGCAGGGGGCGATTCCTACACCGACCCCGAGTGGCTCACCCAGCAGTACCAACAAAGCCCCACCCTGCCCCTGCGCTTTTACTGCGAGACGGGACAGCTCGAGTGGCTCCTGGCCCCCAACCGCCGCTTTGCCGCCATGCTGGCCGACAAGGGCTACCCCCACCTCTACACCGAGCGTCCCTCCGGCCACAACTGGATGACCTGGCGGCAGGGATTGGCCCCGGCCCTCAGGTACCTCTTCGGGAGGTGA